From a single Zygotorulaspora mrakii chromosome 2, complete sequence genomic region:
- the ZRG8 gene encoding Zrg8p (similar to Saccharomyces cerevisiae ZRG8 (YER033C); ancestral locus Anc_3.523), which translates to MRSFIKSHRKANSLDESPLKTSTSSGDLLYSQTSSVDPLVLVPTTPSHTSNNGNGVKYSPGFEPFHRLANKKMFTSKLFKKSSATNLNAQMNIHSSSPKESSSAPGTPQVKRWEGKSEHSSSNEDVSKFPAIKGTVTHSWGDQSKNTQTVIRLNNPSTSSSDGSDLEPAVRISSLRKGSVMSYSTTYSNENTHNTTRGTDDTQHRDKHIYNELSKVKSKNRQVRIHSHDDILHLEKSSAVSLQLLASTSKTPILHKELSEQEDSQNSVSSEEDENTHLNGLTGGLSTNEKSYEIRKDSGKDYLGTTRHTQGTSRSKRSDSERDSTSENLTPFDENDYDDDDDDASRFSFEINGINGRTSSIKYYSKPDPVESVYIDDMYEDENFDEDMNFYEDSFDDMEFPSNNINANLSPNTLPPSNNLRASALSTNALKPKKTYNDLLALSDDETDDDEEEVGDVDGTDHSALSDKNIERAGDHTSSNQQSNFDPENFEETRAELKNLSNRPLVASSLLHGFSPGPSSARFSSSVRNGEVKEKTTANIKSFSDIFNLDDGDDDSENDGIPGEISRSDYSSDDEEIESSRPTIYLNDNYADFKDNAKSSSAANDSESRTLPKTPVRILVSSPAEGANIKNSNVTLDPHLNINCSGQCLPRPARSQLLKFHDLSSNLDSEIPGFMSNLYFIDESEEDKYNEKQKIPDDDYIDEINTVPEDFDFSDSDQEINMFKSPLRKGSFRSTHSYSDQPTGVAKESTPTRNKLEIKNKTVTFFDHAWDRSPTEKQRPLHNTIMDSSLENDNYVISPNGTGDNKNNPVTPTNSFNKPVPEYLNEYSLSPIQESSTSVDNSPVRLR; encoded by the coding sequence ATGCGCTCATTTATAAAATCTCATCGAAAGGCCAATTCCTTGGATGAGAGCCCCCTAAAAACGAGTACTTCGAGTGGTGATCTTCTCTATTCACAAACGTCTTCGGTGGATCCACTAGTACTTGTACCCACAACGCCATCACATACATCAAATAATGGCAATGGAGTCAAATACTCCCCAGGCTTTGAGCCATTTCATCGACTAGCCAATAAAAAGATGTTCACGTCTAAGTTGTTCAAAAAGAGCTCAGCGACTAATTTGAATGCACAAATGAATATTCATTCCTCTAGTCCCAAAGAGTCTTCAAGTGCACCCGGGACGCCTCAAGTGAAGAGATGGGAGGGAAAAAGTGAACACTCGAGCTCAAACGAAGACGTCTCGAAGTTTCCTGCGATTAAGGGCACTGTTACTCATTCGTGGGGAGACCAGTCAAAAAATACACAGACAGTTATAAGGTTGAACAATCCGTCCACATCAAGTTCAGATGGGTCTGATCTTGAGCCAGCCGTGAGGATCTCGAGCTTGCGAAAAGGATCTGTTATGTCTTACTCCACCACATATTCCAATGAGAATACGCACAATACAACACGAGGGACAGATGATACACAGCACCGAGATAAGCACATTTACAATGagctttcaaaagtgaAGAGCAAAAACAGGCAGGTGAGAATACATTCGCATGATGATATTTTGCATCTAGAAAAGAGCTCAGCAGTGAGTCTTCAACTATTGGCTTCCACCTCCAAGACGCCAATTTTACACAAAGAACTATCGGAACAAGAAGACTCTCAGAATTCAGTCTCATCAGAAGAGGATGAAAACACACATTTGAATGGTCTCACTGGTGGACTTTCTACCAACGAAAAGTCTTATGAAATAAGAAAGGACTCTGGTAAAGACTATCTTGGTACAACACGTCATACACAAGGAACATCGCGTTCAAAAAGAAGTGATAGCGAACGCGATAGTACATCAGAAAATTTGACACCCTTCGATGAGAACGATTATGACGACGATGACGACGATGCTTCTAGATTTTCCTTCGAGATAAACGGTATAAATGGGAGGACATCATCCATCAAATATTACTCAAAACCAGATCCGGTGGAGTCTGTGTATATTGATGACATGTACGAAGATGAGAATTTCGATGAGGATATGAACTTCTATGAGGATAGTTTTGATGATATGGAATTTCCCTCCAACAATATCAACGCTAATCTCTCCCCCAATACGCTACCTCCATCTAATAATTTAAGAGCGTCAGCATTATCCACAAATGCCTTAAAGCCGAAAAAAACATATAATGATTTACTGGCATTgtctgatgatgaaacagatgatgatgaagaggaagtAGGTGACGTTGATGGTACTGATCATTCTGCTCTCTCTGATAAGAATATAGAGAGAGCAGGTGATCACACGTCATCTAATCAGCAATCAAATTTCGATCccgaaaattttgaagagactCGAGCggaattgaagaatctCTCAAATAGACCGTTGGTAGCATCATCTCTTCTGCACGGTTTCAGTCCAGGACCCAGTAGCGCGAGATTTTCATCAAGCGTAAGGAATGGAgaagtaaaagaaaaaacgaCAGCTAACATTAAATCATTTTCcgatatcttcaatttggATGATGGCGATGATGATAGTGAAAATGATGGGATACCCGGGGAAATTTCAAGGAGCGACTACAGCTCCGATGACGAAGAAATTGAGTCAAGTCGGCCTACGATATATCTGAATGACAATTATGCTGATTTTAAGGATAACGCGAAGTCCAGCTCGGCTGCGAACGATAGCGAATCCAGAACTCTACCAAAAACGCCTGTTCGTATTCTTGTCTCATCTCCAGCGGAAGGCGCGAACATCAAAAATAGCAACGTGACACTAGATCCACATCTCAATATTAATTGCAGCGGACAATGCCTGCCGCGGCCTGCTAGGTCTCAATTACTTAAATTCCATGACTTGAGCAGCAATTTAGACTCTGAGATTCCTGGATTCATGAGTAACCTCTACTTTATCGACGAAAGTGAAGAAGACaaatataatgaaaaacaaaaaattccTGATGATGActatattgatgaaatcaatACCGTTCCTGAggattttgatttctcagACTCCGATCAGGAAATAAATATGTTCAAGTCACCCCTTCGTAAAGGATCATTCAGAAGCACACATAGTTATTCTGATCAGCCTACTGGAGTTGCCAAAGAAAGCACTCCAACGAGAAACAAGctagaaataaaaaataaaactgTAACATTCTTCGATCATGCATGGGATCGGTCACCGACTGAAAAGCAGAGACCGCTGCATAATACAATCATGGACTCTTCATTAGAAAACGACAATTACGTTATATCGCCAAATGGGACAGGCGACAACAAAAATAATCCTGTAACTCCTACaaattctttcaacaaGCCAGTTCCAgaatatttgaatgaatATTCTCTAAGCCCCATTCAGGAGAGCTCCACTTCGGTAGATAACTCTCCTGTCAGGCTGCGCTAA
- the NCS6 gene encoding Ncs6p (similar to Saccharomyces cerevisiae NCS6 (YGL211W); ancestral locus Anc_3.524) translates to MSFVPPSDPVNRAKKIKVSQLCEICHCRKALIRRPKNLQRICKLCFFHVFETEIHNTIVCANLFQKGEKVAVGASGGKDSTVLAYVLKLLNDRYNYGIHIVLLSIDEGIVGYRDDSLATVKRNQVQYDLPLEIVSYRDLYDWTMDEIVACAGVRSSCTYCGVFRRQALDRGAAKLGISHVVTGHNADDMAETVLMNIFRGDVARLEKSTAIITQSSGSPIKRSKPFKYSYQKEIVLYAHYKKLDYFSTECSYAPEAFRGTARELMKNLELIRPSCIIDIIHSGENLILKPKKSSKNELRSASEQQPVEVRSDGSVKLQRNTTAGFIDGGKCERCGYLSSNRICKACILLEGLEKNRAKVSLEKDTSVAGAARLTRALERLSF, encoded by the coding sequence atgtcCTTCGTTCCGCCTTCTGATCCGGTTAATAGGGCTAAGAAGATAAAGGTATCTCAACTGTGTGAAATATGCCATTGTCGCAAGGCTCTAATTAGAAGACCGAAAAACTTGCAACGGATTTGTAAGCTGTGCTTTTTCCATGTATTTGAAACAGAGATACATAATACTATCGTTTGCGCCAATCTGTTCCAGAAGGGAGAGAAAGTTGCCGTTGGAGCGTCAGGCGGAAAGGACTCGACTGTATTGGCatatgttttgaaattactGAATGATCGGTATAATTACGGTATCCATATTGTACTGTTGAGCATTGATGAGGGTATCGTTGGTTACCGGGACGACTCGCTGGCCACTGTGAAAAGGAATCAGGTGCAGTATGATCTTCCATTGGAGATTGTGTCCTACAGGGACTTATACGATTGGACTATGGATGAGATTGTGGCATGTGCTGGAGTTAGAAGCAGCTGTACGTATTGTGGCGTTTTCAGAAGACAGGCTTTGGATCGTGGTGCGGCAAAACTTGGTATAAGTCATGTAGTTACAGGACATAATGCGGATGATATGGCAGAAACAGTTCTGATGAATATCTTTCGCGGTGATGTCGCAAGATTAGAGAAATCAACTGCAATTATAACTCAAAGCTCTGGGTCTCCTATAAAAAGATCGAAACCTTTCAAGTATTCTTATCAGAAGGAGATTGTTTTATATGCACATTACAAAAAACTAGATTATTTCTCTACTGAATGTTCATATGCACCTGAGGCATTTAGAGGAACCGCTAGAGAACTCATGAAAAACTTAGAACTGATCAGACCAAGCTGCATCATTGATATAATACATAGCGGTGAGAATTTGATACTTAAACCGAAAAAAAGCAGCAAAAATGAACTGAGATCAGCCTCGGAACAGCAACCTGTGGAGGTACGAAGTGATGGATCTGTTAagcttcaaagaaataCTACAGCGGGGTTTATCGACGGTGGCAAATGTGAACGTTGTGGATATTTGTCAAGTAATAGAATCTGCAAAGCCTGCATACTGCTAGAAGGGTTGGAGAAAAATAGGGCAAAAGTTTCGCTGGAAAAAGACACTTCCGTGGCAGGTGCAGCTCGTTTGACAAGAGCACTAGAACGTTTGTCATTCTAG
- the VAM7 gene encoding Vam7p (similar to Saccharomyces cerevisiae VAM7 (YGL212W); ancestral locus Anc_3.525) produces MVHRGSEVDVVFDDVRIINESYALYGVNVKITRAGENSVRQTFEQHVFRRYSEFWDLKNKLEKEFRTELPYDLPNRGFGLWSKNKLSSEVIESRKNKLAKFLRDMLNDSFDTKWKNSPLVASFLKLPAGWNETNAHVTPNQIDDRTDLDLGDPSQWMISFRDSKTLLSQCKKDGSSDNTRNLMKLRLSLYQLENALDATRRSRLLNETELNRRHSLLQALKSDINEMALHSGLGKITSNDAVDIGNEKTVLFTGVAKPKSPKKPLAGRRRIGETEETLQLNKQQLLQLHKDKIAEQDQELGQMHMIIQRQKALSLEMNQELSQQNDLLDLLGNDIDNTSSKLRTANRRAKQFNSD; encoded by the coding sequence ATGGTGCATCGAGGGAGTGAGGTTGATGTAGTTTTTGATGACGTTCGAATCATCAACGAGTCGTATGCATTGTATGGTGTGAACGTCAAAATAACGCGAGCTGGTGAAAACAGTGTCAGACAGACGTTTGAGCAACATGTATTCAGACGCTATTCAGAATTCTgggatttgaaaaataaattagAGAAAGAATTCCGAACAGAGCTGCCTTATGATCTACCAAATCGTGGATTTGGTTTATGGTCGAAAAATAAACTTTCATCTGAAGTTATCGAGTCACGGAAGAATAAACTCGCAAAATTCTTGCGCGATATGCTTAACGATTCTTTTGATACTAAGTGGAAAAATTCACCTCTAGTGGCAAGCTTCCTTAAACTACCTGCTGGTTGGAATGAAACTAATGCACACGTAACCCCTAACCAAATCGACGACAGAACTGATCTGGATTTAGGCGATCCGTCTCAGTGGATGATAAGCTTCAGAGATTCAAAGACACTTCTGTCTCAGTGTAAGAAGGACGGCAGCTCTGATAATACAAGAAATTTAATGAAACTACGATTGTCCCTTTACCAGTTGGAAAATGCACTTGACGCAACACGGCGTTCTCGGCTACTCAACGAAACAGAACTGAATAGACGCCACAGCTTGCTGCAAGCACTAAAATCAGATATTAATGAAATGGCCTTACACTCAGGTCTGGGTAAAATCACCTCAAATGATGCAGTTGATATCGGCAACGAGAAGACAGTTTTATTCACTGGTGTTGCAAAGCCGAAGTCTCCAAAAAAACCGTTAGCTGGTAGAAGGAGAATCGGAGAAACTGAAGAAACACTGCAGCTGAATAAGCAACAACTTTTGCAGCTTCATAAGGACAAAATTGCGGAGCAAGATCAAGAATTAGGGCAAATGCATATGATTATTCAACGCCAAAAAGCACTCTCGCTCGAGATGAACCAAGAATTATCTCAACAAAATGATCTCTTGGATCTTCTCGGTAATGACATAGACAATACTTCTTCGAAGTTACGCACTGCTAATAGAAGAGCAAAACAATTTAATAGTGATTGA
- the SKI8 gene encoding SKI complex subunit WD repeat protein SKI8 (similar to Saccharomyces cerevisiae SKI8 (YGL213C); ancestral locus Anc_3.526) has protein sequence MSNVFISTANCGKAHDADIFGLSVCNPYTVTCSGDGSIKLWKNNLLDNELPRNNYIRQFVHKTGVHHVEVFHSVERGGNELCIIACVSFSGHIFFYNVDIESGDLNELNLLSPKEDKKSYWAIKWYKSDDSNICHRFAATDVKGSTYVWRFHPFEEELDEEQAQKEKMKREAKARRNGEYVPDKDAEIDSTFRSATVRPHLMLDAEIPAQKPAFATCIDISSSGLIATGFSNGNVVISQLRTLRPIHNFEAFGIQGIEQNSNTVRDVKFSPLGTILAVASDSGSYGCVTMYETEYGERIGSLTVPTHSNQATIGAFAHSGWVFGLSFNSTGEFLASCGYDSKVRVWDVKSRERVSTLNITASDIEEEQEILLEDEHGDSLKFPPVMAVKFINKGVRKGMGSDTNEGLCCVCMDRSVRWFREAGGA, from the coding sequence ATGTCGAACGTATTTATCTCAACAGCCAATTGTGGCAAAGCTCATGATGCTGATATATTTGGATTGAGTGTGTGCAACCCATATACAGTAACGTGCTCTGGAGACGGTTCAATCAagctttggaaaaataatCTACTGGATAACGAATTACCGAGGAATAACTATATCCGCCAATTTGTTCACAAGACAGGTGTTCACCACGTCGAAGTCTTTCATTCTGTAGAAAGAGGTGGAAATGAACTCTGTATCATAGCATGCGTGTCATTTTCAGGTCACATTTTCTTCTATAACGTTGATATAGAGTCTGGAGATCTGAATGAGCTCAACTTACTTTCTCCTAAGGAGGACAAAAAGTCATATTGGGCAATTAAATGGTACAAGAGTGATGACTCAAATATATGTCACCGCTTTGCTGCCACAGATGTCAAAGGCTCGACATATGTGTGGAGGTTTCAtccatttgaagaagagctGGATGAAGAGCAAgctcaaaaagaaaaaatgaaaagggAAGCAAAAGCCAGGAGAAATGGAGAATATGTACCCGATAAAGATGCTGAAATCGATTCTACATTCAGATCGGCAACTGTACGCCCACATTTAATGCTAGATGCGGAAATCCCTGCACAAAAGCCAGCATTTGCGACTTgtattgatatttcatcatctggATTGATAGCGACAGGGTTTTCCAACGGTAACGTGGTCATCTCACAATTAAGAACATTACGACCCATAcacaattttgaagcatttGGCATACAAGGAATTGAACAAAACAGCAATACCGTGAGGGACGTGAAATTCTCACCATTAGGAACGATCCTTGCTGTCGCTAGCGACTCAGGCTCATACGGATGTGTCACAATGTATGAGACTGAGTATGGTGAAAGAATAGGATCTTTAACCGTTCCAACGCACAGCAATCAGGCAACTATTGGGGCATTTGCACACAGTGGTTGGGTATTTGGCTTATCATTCAATTCCACAGGTGAATTTCTGGCCAGTTGTGGATATGACAGTAAAGTTAGAGTTTGGGACGTAAAATCGAGAGAACGCGTATCGACTTTGAATATAACCGCGAGCGACATTGAGGAAGAACAAGAGATACTGTTAGAAGACGAGCACGGGGATTCCTTGAAGTTTCCGCCTGTAATGGCAGTtaaatttatcaataaaGGTGTTCGTAAGGGAATGGGCAGCGATACAAACGAAGGATTATGCTGTGTCTGTATGGATAGAAGTGTAAGATGGTTTAGAGAAGCTGGCGGCGCATAA
- the CLG1 gene encoding Clg1p (similar to Saccharomyces cerevisiae CLG1 (YGL215W); ancestral locus Anc_3.527), translating to MATFMYYPGHVANSGVRHGAPMNQQQQQQGPTYLAAGNQGTINPYGYYQQQPMQHPVQQPVHPMAHQQSYFNQGLVPPPIQHHPHACHRHTCSFPQATLPPMGMFYGVPPAPILPPLAIEEPVAREESVNGGVNQFLDYDLDLISDFVVKNAYIAFGTDASTIIRETNSTENIDLFTKGVSSVLNATRLPSVTIFLAIDLLHKYISKLPQGIESLGGKSVNVIYQNTMIALVLANKFNDDKTFTNKSWTQATGMTLNSVNDYEKEWLEVLEWRLFQDKFTSYEKLSHSFELFCQDKRCPSPPNLLPTPHSTDNYLSPLSGYQTPAQLKANIYSSPCYYNEDPNDCLHSNRSRIGVMNSSPINRIQTSQSVGVFGMNGSTNYNPSYFQYGMQQPNVESINMGVSPNRSWTVDENFHNPSKLAQMDSSYYCYSAVY from the coding sequence ATGGCTACGTTCATGTATTATCCAGGCCATGTTGCCAACAGTGGTGTTCGTCATGGAGCTCCAATGAatcagcaacaacagcaacaagGGCCAACCTATCTAGCTGCAGGTAACCAAGGAACGATTAATCCTTACGGATATTATCAGCAACAGCCCATGCAGCATCCTGTTCAGCAGCCCGTGCATCCGATGGCACATCAACAGTCCTACTTTAATCAAGGACTGGTGCCACCACCTATTCAGCATCATCCTCATGCCTGTCATCGCCATACGTGTAGTTTCCCACAGGCGACTTTGCCTCCTATGGGAATGTTTTATGGTGTGCCCCCTGCTCCCATATTACCACCGTTGGCTATCGAAGAACCTGTTGCTCGTGAGGAATCTGTCAATGGTGGTgtaaatcaatttttggattATGATTTGGATCTGATTTCAGATTTCGTTGTCAAAAATGCATATATTGCATTCGGTACTGATGCGAGCACTATCATAAGAGAGACAAACTCTACCGAAAATATCGATCTTTTTACTAAGGGCGTCTCTTCAGTTCTAAATGCTACGAGATTGCCATCAGTTACCATATTTTTGGCAATAGATTTATTGCATAAGtacatttcaaaattgccCCAAGGCATCGAAAGTCTTGGAGGTAAATCGGTAAATGTTATTTATCAAAATACAATGATTGCTTTAGTTCTAGCCAATAAatttaatgatgataaGACCTTTACTAATAAGTCATGGACTCAGGCAACCGGAATGACTCTGAATTCTGTTAATGACTATGAAAAAGAGTGGCTAGAAGTACTTGAATGGAGATTGTTTCAAGACAAGTTTACTTCATATGAAAAACTTTCTCACTCCTTTGAATTGTTTTGTCAAGATAAAAGATGTCCATCTCCACCAAATTTGTTACCGACACCTCATTCTACTGATAACTACTTATCACCATTGTCTGGCTATCAAACACCGGCCCAATTAAAGGCAAATATCTATTCATCTCCCTGTTACTATAACGAAGATCCAAATGATTGTCTTCATAGTAATCGTTCCAGAATTGGTGTGATGAATAGCTCTCCCATTAATCGTATCCAAACTTCTCAAAGTGTTGGTGTTTTTGGTATGAATGGTAGTACCAATTATAATCCAAGCTATTTTCAATATGGAATGCAGCAACCAAATGTGGAATCGATTAATATGGGGGTTTCTCCTAATAGATCGTGGACTGTCGACGAAAATTTCCACAATCCTTCGAAACTGGCTCAAATGGACAGCagttattattgttattcTGCTGTTTATTGA
- the KIP3 gene encoding tubulin-dependent ATPase KIP3 (similar to Saccharomyces cerevisiae KIP3 (YGL216W); ancestral locus Anc_3.528), with amino-acid sequence MLNFTLKDIHQSSIVVAVRVRPFTEDELSHLINDAEVKSFPRLGDTNLSLPREVLNGHKPDGEFTEESSVRPPAMLRPQGIRKVVECVDDKMLIFDPADSLPLSRVNDTVLNSMYSLKRASRRRLRRNGGETKFVFDRLFDETATQEQVYECTTRPLLDSVLDGFNSTVFAYGATGCGKTHTVSGTSEKPGIVFQAMQELFIKMDDLRDSRDFEISLSYLEIYNETIRDLLNPEISSKKLVIREDSENRTTVTNLSLYKPTNVQEVMDLVIRGNMNRTTSPTDANETSSRSHAVLQIHIMQSDKSMDLTMNHTFATLSVIDLAGSERAASTRNRGQRLHEGANINRSLLALGNCINALCISDGTRRTCHVPYRDSKLTRLLKFSLGGNCKTVMIVCVSPSSTHYDETLNTLKYANRAKEIRTKVLRNQQSLDRHVGSYLKTISEQKREIDQLRNREATIVALNLKRHKVSQEKIHMAIEDCISAVTRSYETMENYQNAKSIKSLVLCKRRFLQLVILEIANIIEIVRNEPNTIAITDSCGLLIDQLQGKILELEAKFDSPDELDLAIKNCHEVSLKKLQEMENWSNLRDLAFFQSRLDHVSEMIRNEILVQYSMMLEKLLQDKTLSHRLKCLSCCIIQKQDVQAAINDLVKIDDEFEEFGQSFLIQSKPSSSSSSSSLSKSSRSPQRLPITKTVRWLDTDTSQVNQQTESAPSAPNSPSSSPSPPPPPPPHIHADLHTGPDPAEVDVSMQDINTSSDLLPSNRNRSVRNSLLTLQLLSNTN; translated from the coding sequence ATGTTGAATTTTACTCTGAAAGATATTCATCAATCTTCAATAGTGGTGGCCGTTAGGGTCAGGCCATTTACCGAGGATGAATTGTCACATTTGATTAACGATGCTGAAGTGAAGAGTTTTCCGAGACTCGGTGATACCAATCTGTCACTGCCAAGAGAGGTGCTAAATGGCCACAAGCCGGATGGCGAATTCACAGAAGAATCGTCCGTGAGGCCACCAGCAATGCTGAGACCACAAGGCATAAGAAAGGTAGTTGAATGCGTGGACGACAAAATGTTGATTTTTGACCCTGCCGATAGCCTCCCTCTTAGTAGGGTAAATGATACAGTTCTAAATTCTATGTACTCACTCAAGAGGGCAAGCAGAAGAAGACTTCGAAGGAATGGTGGTGAAAccaaatttgtttttgacaGGCTATTTGATGAAACTGCAACACAAGAGCAGGTATACGAATGCACCACAAGACCTTTACTTGATTCAGTATTGGATGGCTTCAACAGCACTGTCTTTGCGTATGGCGCAACAGGTTGCGGCAAGACGCATACGGTTTCTGGAACGTCTGAAAAACCTGGTATAGTGTTTCAGGCTATGCAGGAATTGTTCATTAAAATGGATGACTTGAGAGATAGTAGAGATTTCGAGATTTCCTTGTCGTATCTGGAAATATACAATGAAACCATTCGTGATCTATTAAACCCtgaaatatcatcaaaaaaactggTTATAAGAGAGGATAGTGAGAATAGAACGACTGTTACGAATCTTTCGCTCTATAAGCCAACAAATGTGCAAGAGGTTATGGATCTCGTAATTAGAGGTAATATGAATCGAACAACATCACCAACCGACGCCAACGAAACATCATCAAGATCGCACGCAGTTTTGCAAATCCATATAATGCAGAGTGATAAGTCAATGGACTTAACAATGAATCATACCTTTGCAACCTTATCAGTTATTGATCTGGCTGGAAGCGAAAGAGCTGCTTCAACAAGAAATAGAGGACAAAGATTGCATGAGGGAGCTAATATTAACAGATCTTTGCTAGCACTGGGAAATTGTATAAATGCACTTTGCATAAGTGACGGAACACGCAGGACGTGCCATGTGCCCTACAGAGATTCGAAATTGACAAGgctcttgaaattttcactAGGTGGAAATTGTAAAACTGTAATGATAGTCTGTGTATCACCAAGCAGTACTCATTATGACGAAACTCTCAACACATTAAAATATGCAAATCGTGCGAAAGAAATCAGAACAAAGGTTTTAAGGAATCAGCAATCTTTAGATAGACATGTTGGGTcatatttgaaaacaatttcAGAGCAAAAGAGGGAAATTGATCAATTACGTAACCGAGAAGCAACCATAGTCGCTTTAAATTTAAAAAGACACAAGGTTTCACAGGAAAAGATTCATATGGCAATTGAAGATTGCATTTCAGCTGTTACCAGAAGTTATGAAACCATGGAGAATTATCAGAACGCGAAGTCAATCAAATCGCTGGTGCTTTGTAAAAGACGTTTCCTACAGCTTGTTATACTGGAGATCGCCAACATTATTGAGATAGTGAGGAATGAACCCAACACGATTGCAATCACAGATAGTTGCGGATTGTTGATCGACCAGTTGCAGgggaaaattttggaactAGAAGCGAAATTCGATTCACCAGATGAACTCGATTTAGCCATCAAAAACTGCCATGAGGTGTCTCTGAAAAAACTGCAAGAGATGGAGAACTGGAGCAATCTGCGAGACCTTGCGTTCTTCCAATCTAGATTAGACCACGTATCGGAAATGATCAGGAACGAAATTCTCGTCCAATATTCAATGATGCTCGAAAAACTACTTCAAGACAAGACACTGTCACACAGGCTCAAATGCTTGTCGTGCTGCATAATACAGAAACAAGACGTTCAAGCAGCAATCAACGATCTAGTCAAGATTGATGACGAATTCGAAGAATTTGGCCAATCATTCTTGATCCAGAGTAAGCCATCGtcctcttcctcctcctcatccctatcaaaatcatcacGTTCACCGCAAAGACTGCCCATCACAAAGACCGTGCGCTGGCTCGATACAGACACGTCTCAGGTAAATCAACAAACCGAATCCGCACCATCTGCACCAAATTCACCATCGTCTTCGCCTTCGCCTCCACCTCCACCTCCACCTCACATCCATGCTGATCTCCATACTGGACCCGATCCTGCGGAGGTCGATGTCAGTATGCAAGACATTAACACCTCCTCCGACCTCCTACCAAGTAATCGGAACCGTTCCGTGAGAAACTCCCTGCTTACGCTACAACTGCTGTCCAACACTAATTGA